Proteins from a genomic interval of Rubinisphaera italica:
- a CDS encoding recombinase family protein, translating to MTGSGGGQQGQIRDNFASAGLNCGLSQSHTRASFFLLMFAMATLTAAKASSPNGIGDGENSQSETAAQIKALWNIHSEMLADTTHTETGTIYARYSSRYQDSIIDQVRTCLEFASQHGIFVSLEHIYYDQSKTGRHEKRPGFQHMRDCLLKKQADTLLVFATNRLFRKSNKCLDFVEQAVKEKKRRVVFIRNGIDSEKDTTWRRFLLFLSVFDEFASEMYVEHIRAAHVGKFERRQVTGTLAFGYCGKPVSEIANSKGKFDHEIVIHEQEAHWVKEIFAWFVDSKLSINTIIRKLNETPNVPKSRKGIGQWTRQAVITLLKNKRYLGQWDYGATEAVLLSSKDYVRQIERDTPLRSQDFEELQIISNEQFEKAQSRLLELKQRYRKSKNRCGTIDRPAQILNGLFFCPQHDRSLIIGGSKSQYLMCPDCQRVSREHRPLCSYLRRDLALQVLCETLAKLIRQDDQLIPRIVSSCQQAVKQFQSLDDTDLVKLQQRKQRLKNSLNLLLRQEPESDDQVHDLESHIRERRAELTQIERQLAACKNQTSAALSIPTETEIQNYLTQLEVTLLNVAHSGPPAEVDALREILFQLTGGRIELYQKGERIKKTGWLEGRFSVSILSQISREFSEFSNKNEEKSEIKLEFRKPTLHDPRVQQVWSMHQQGMLGKQIAEELNCCRATVSKLVKTAADNAGEPLADGRTRRASLKQKICRVPTYQKIADEVVRDFKQGVPLARMAEKYGCSSPTVKKAINFWYQSRDLPVPMTGDNREQMKQNAFEWDQAGMPLKTIAENCGVSDVQVRTWLNEVYAESGLEAPDRRKRRHLKNSESPPV from the coding sequence ATGACTGGTTCTGGAGGTGGCCAACAGGGACAAATCCGGGACAATTTTGCTTCTGCCGGTTTGAACTGTGGGCTCTCCCAATCACACACCAGAGCCAGTTTCTTTTTGCTCATGTTTGCGATGGCGACGCTGACAGCTGCCAAAGCATCTTCACCGAATGGTATCGGTGATGGTGAGAATTCTCAATCTGAAACCGCCGCTCAAATCAAAGCTCTCTGGAACATTCACTCTGAGATGTTAGCAGATACAACTCATACGGAGACAGGTACGATTTATGCCAGGTATAGTTCTCGGTACCAGGACAGTATTATAGATCAGGTGAGAACCTGTCTCGAGTTCGCTTCCCAACATGGCATTTTTGTATCGCTGGAACATATTTATTACGACCAGTCTAAAACGGGACGTCATGAAAAGAGACCCGGCTTTCAACACATGAGAGATTGCTTGCTCAAAAAGCAAGCCGATACTCTTTTGGTTTTTGCCACGAACCGTTTATTCCGTAAATCCAACAAATGTCTGGATTTTGTGGAACAAGCCGTAAAGGAAAAAAAACGACGGGTTGTGTTTATCAGGAATGGCATCGACTCAGAAAAAGATACTACCTGGAGGCGTTTCCTGCTGTTCCTTTCAGTCTTTGATGAGTTCGCATCGGAGATGTATGTGGAACATATTCGTGCGGCTCACGTTGGCAAATTTGAACGTCGACAAGTAACTGGGACCTTAGCATTTGGGTACTGTGGAAAACCTGTTTCTGAAATCGCCAACTCGAAGGGAAAGTTTGACCATGAAATTGTCATCCATGAGCAGGAAGCTCATTGGGTCAAAGAAATATTCGCCTGGTTTGTGGATTCCAAGCTTTCGATCAACACAATCATCAGAAAGCTCAATGAAACCCCAAACGTACCAAAATCCCGTAAAGGAATAGGCCAGTGGACTCGTCAAGCGGTCATAACGCTGCTCAAGAACAAACGCTATCTCGGGCAATGGGACTATGGAGCCACGGAAGCAGTGCTATTATCGAGCAAGGATTATGTTCGACAGATCGAACGAGACACCCCGTTACGAAGTCAAGATTTCGAAGAGTTACAAATCATTTCGAATGAACAATTCGAAAAAGCACAATCGCGATTGCTGGAATTGAAACAGAGATATCGGAAGAGCAAAAACCGTTGTGGCACGATCGATCGTCCAGCACAGATTCTCAATGGTCTGTTTTTCTGTCCTCAACATGACCGCTCACTCATCATCGGAGGTAGCAAATCTCAATATTTAATGTGTCCGGACTGCCAGAGAGTGTCTCGGGAGCATCGCCCACTCTGTTCCTATCTCAGACGTGACCTGGCATTGCAGGTCCTGTGTGAAACTCTGGCAAAACTAATCCGACAGGATGATCAGCTTATTCCACGGATTGTCAGTTCCTGCCAGCAAGCCGTGAAGCAATTTCAGAGTCTCGATGATACGGATCTCGTGAAACTACAGCAGCGAAAGCAGAGGCTCAAAAATTCGCTCAATTTGCTGTTACGGCAAGAACCGGAATCTGATGATCAGGTTCATGATCTCGAATCGCACATTCGCGAGAGACGAGCGGAGTTAACCCAAATTGAAAGGCAATTGGCTGCCTGCAAAAATCAAACCTCTGCGGCATTATCGATTCCCACAGAAACGGAAATTCAAAATTATCTGACTCAATTGGAGGTAACCCTGTTGAATGTGGCTCATTCTGGACCACCTGCGGAGGTGGATGCACTTCGAGAAATTCTGTTCCAATTGACGGGGGGACGAATCGAACTCTACCAGAAGGGAGAACGGATCAAAAAAACAGGCTGGTTGGAAGGACGGTTTTCCGTTTCTATCCTCAGTCAGATCAGCAGAGAATTCTCTGAATTCTCAAATAAGAACGAGGAGAAATCGGAAATCAAACTGGAATTCCGAAAGCCAACCTTGCACGATCCCCGTGTTCAACAGGTCTGGTCAATGCACCAGCAAGGAATGCTGGGAAAACAAATCGCAGAGGAATTGAATTGCTGCCGTGCGACAGTATCAAAGCTCGTGAAAACAGCGGCGGACAATGCTGGCGAACCTCTTGCCGATGGGCGGACGCGAAGAGCCTCTCTGAAACAGAAGATATGCAGAGTCCCGACCTATCAAAAAATTGCTGACGAAGTCGTCAGAGACTTTAAGCAGGGTGTGCCGCTGGCGAGGATGGCTGAAAAATATGGTTGCAGTTCACCGACTGTGAAAAAGGCAATTAACTTCTGGTATCAATCCCGTGATCTCCCCGTTCCAATGACTGGTGATAATCGAGAGCAAATGAAACAGAATGCTTTCGAGTGGGACCAGGCCGGTATGCCGCTGAAAACCATCGCTGAGAATTGTGGCGTGTCCGAT